Below is a genomic region from Paenibacillus rhizovicinus.
TGTTTGCCGCAGGCCTGCTGGCCAGCGCGCTGTCGCTAGATCGCCATCGCATAACGGAGATTGTTGAAGACGAGCAAGCGGAACATTTCCACTTCAGCGACGAAGGCTTATGCTGGCAGAACCTCTTTATCAGTTCCGCCGACATTTCGGCGTATCGCCATTCTGCATGTAGCTCTTATGGAAGCTGCAGCTTCGACGAGCCGCGCGAGGAGCTTCGGGCACTTCAATTACTTGAACAAAGGAGGAGCTGAACCGATGTCGCGTTCATTTATCGAAGTCGAGCCGGATTCGCATTTTCCGATTCAAAATTTGCCCTATGGCGTATTTCGTCCGCTGCAAGGCGGCGACCCGCGTATCGGCGTTGCGATCGGTCGCTATGTGTTGGACCTAGCGGCGCTTGATGAAGCGGGTTGTTTCGGGCATACGGCCGTTCACGGTAAAGGCGTCTTTGCGCAACCGTCGCTGAATGCGTTTATGGCCATGGGCCGTCCGGTCTGGCAAGAGGTTCGTTCTACCGTAGCTCGGCTGCTGGACAATGATGAACCCTTGCTTCGGGATAACGATTCCCTGAGAATGCGCGTCCTGCGCTTGCAAAGCGAAGTCGAACTGCTGCTGCCTGCAGAGATTGGGGATTATACGGATTTCTATGCCTCGGAGGCTCATGCAACGAATGTAGGCACGTTGTTCCGCGGCAAGGATAATGCGCTCATGCCGAATTGGCGTCATCTTCCGGTCGGTTATCACGGCAGAGCCAGCTCCGTAGTGGTCAGCGGTACGGAGGTTCGTCGTCCACAGGGTCAATTGAAACCGCCGGATGCCGCTGCCCCCGTGTTCGGACCGAGTCGCCAGCTTGATTTTGAATTGGAGATGGGCTGGTTGATCGGAGCCGGCAACGAGCAAGGTCGGCCCATACCGATCGCGGAAGCCGAAGACCATCTATTCGGACTTGTTCTCGTAAACGACTGGAGCGCGCGGGATATTCAAGCCTGGGAGTACCAGCCGCTAGGTCCGTTTCTTGGCAAAAGCTTCGCTACCTCCATATCGCCATGGGTCGTGCCCCTTGAAGCGCTGGCGCCATTTCGCGTTCCCGCGCTGAAGCAGGATCCGGAACCGTTGCCGTATTTGAGGCACGACGGAAAAGCAGGCTCGAGTTCGTACGATATTCATCTTGAAGTTTCCTTGCAAAGCGAAGCGATGGTGTCAGCCGAACGGATTTCGGCCAGCAACTATCGACATCTGTATTGGACGATTGCGCAGCAAGTCGCGCATCACACGGTAGGCGGCTGCAATTTGCGGCCTGGCGATTTGCTGGCATCCGGAACGATTAGCGGGGAGAAGCAAGAAGCGCGAGGCTGCATGCTGGAATTAACTTGGCGCGGTACAGAGCCGATACGGTTGAATGGCGGCGAGGAGCGGGTTTGGCTTGCGGACGGCGACCGTCTCACCCTGAGCGGCTGGTGCCAAGGCGACGGCTATCGTGTCGGTTTCGGCGTGGTCACCGGCCTAGTATTGCCGGCATTACGCATGACCTGATAAGCAGAATGCGGAAGGGGTTGACGACTTGAGAAAGCTTCCGCCACATTTGAAACCCTACGTCTCGGAACAGCATTATGAACGATACACGCCGATTGATCATGCCGTATGGCGGTATGTCATGCGCCAGAATCGACATGCCTTACAGGATAGAGCTCACGATGCGTATAGGAACGGGCTGGCGCAGTCCGGCATTGGTACGGAGCGAATTCCGCGCGTGTCGGAGATGAACGCTTGCTTGGCGCAAATCGGCTGGGGCGCGGTTATCGTGAATGGACTTATTCCTGGCCCCGTCTTCTATGAACTATTGGCCAATGGGGTCTTGCCGATCGCAGCCGAAATCCGTAAACTAACGAATTTGGAATATACGCCGGCGCCGGATATTATCCATGAAGCTGCCGGTCATGCACCGATCTTATTCGATCCGGAATATCGCGCGTATGTACGGCAAATCGGAGCGATCGGGACTAGAGCGTTCTCCGTCAAAGAGAAACAAGACGCATTCGACGCGCTGCGGCGATTGACGATCGTGATGGAGGATCCGGCGTCCACCGCGGAAGAGAAGGCGGCAGCCCAACAGGCCGTGGAGGAAAAGCAGAAGGCAACCAGCGGCATGACGGAAGCTGAGATGGTTTCCCGATTATTTTGGACGACCGCCGAGTATGGCTTAATTGGAGACCTGCAGGATCCGAAGATCTACGGTGCCGGTCTATTGTCATCCGTTGGCGAGAGCAAACACTGCTATACCGAGGCGGTAGCGAAAATCCCTTATTCCGTTGAATCCTGCACGGAGCACCCGAAAGTCGTGACCCAGATGCAGACACGGTTGTTCGTTTGCGGCAGCTTCGAAGAATTGAAGGCCGGCGCTGAAGCACTGGCGAACACGATGGCTTACCGGATCGGCGGCACGGAGAGTTTGGAGCGAGCGCAGCGCTCAAAGATGATTGCGACATTTACCTACAATTCTGGCCTTAGCGTCACAGGCATCGTGCATGCGCTAATCAAAGATGACCAAGGGGAAGCCGTCTACGTGAACACGATCGGGGAAACCGCGTTGACAGTGGAAAAGCAGCCTTTGGGCGGTCACGGCAAAGACGTACATGCGAAAGGCTTCGGATCGCCGATCGGCCTGCTTCAAGGTAAACTGGCACTAGATGCATGCGACGATCAAGCGCTGGCACAGCTTGGCGTGATTCCAGGAAACCACGCGGATCTTCGCTTCGAAAGCGGCATTCACGTGACGGGACGATTGAAGCGGATCATCCGCAACGAGCAGCAGGTTGTTCTGCTTTCATTCGAGGATTGCACGGTGTTATGGGATGGGAGAGAGCTGTACAAGAAAGAATGGGGCGCTTACGATATGGCCGTCGGCTCGCGGATCGTTGCTGCGTACCCTGGGGAAGCTGATCCTGCGTCGGTGTCGGTAACGGAAGAGGAACCGGACCCGGTACAGGAATCGGAAGCGGAAGCGATAATGGAACTGGGACTGGAACTATTAATGGAGGCGCCTGTACCTTTATCCGAATTGGAGCGTCTCTATCAGCACGTCGCAGTAATTAGAGAGAAGAACATGAATAACATTACAGAGGAAAGCATTCGGGAGCTTGACGGCATCTATCGAGTACTGTGCGGTTCCTATCCAAATGATTGGCTGCTGCGATTAGAGTTGCTGGAGCTCGCCGGGACGATTCCGATTCCGGATTTGGTGCAGATGTCGATCGCATTGAAAGATGAGTTACATGCGCTCAGTCAGGTGGATTCGTTAGCGAATGTGATTAATAATGGATTAGCCATTCTTTAAGTGAAATTAGGAAGCATTGTGGAAAGCCCTGGATGAATCTTGGGCTTTTTTTTGCGATGGTTTGTTTTTCCAAATAATGTTAAAGATATTAATGCGTGAACGGTGAACGAAATCGTGATCATCATAAGCAATTACAGATGATCAAATTAATATGAATGATCATTAAGTTAGATGATCTAAATCATGATGCTACAAATTGGATTATCGGAATTAGTTGTGTGTGAGCGATTTTAATCGGATCGGCTGAAGAGAATCACTTATGATTGAAACAGCCAGCCACGGAAACGCCGGAAACGCCCGGAAACAGATATTTATCGTGATCATTTGAACGCCGGAAATTCGGCTGAAGAGAATCACTTATGAACAGCCAGCCACGGAAACGCCGGAAACGTGATCATTTGAACGCCGGAAATGCCAGGAAACGCCATGAATCATTTACTACTTTTACACAAAACCCGTATTTTATACATATGTCTTAACCATGAATTATTAATGAACAACGGCAGCCGATGTGTAGCGACATGAACTTACTTGAATATGCGACATGAACTTACTTGAATTCCTCTTTGCGACATGAACTTACTTGAATTACTGTTCTATCTTATGAATAAGATATACATTAAAACTGCATAAACGTTTATGCCGATTGCCTGGAAGTTGCAGACGAGCCGTATACGATCGCATTGAGTTTATGGATTAATCTCAGCCAATAGTAATGGCAGCCTGAATGGCTGCCGTTACTTGGCATTTATCACTTAAAGTTTGTTATATTCTTCGTCTGATACAGGCTCGAGCCATTCCGGCCTACCCGCCGTAATAGCAATATGCTCGAACCAGCTGTCTTTTGAGGCGCCGTGCCAGTGCTTTACCCCATCATGTGTAACAACTACATCGCCGGCCTTTAGAAACTGAGCAGGCTTGCCCTCTTCCTGATACCAGCCTTCGCCGCCTGTTACCAAAAGGAGCTGAAAACCGTTTCGATGGATATGCCAGTTGTTACGGCAACCCGGTTCAAAGGTCACGTTTCCGACGCCTACATTAACGTTCTGATCAGCAACCAGCGTTTTCAAATAGCTTTGTCCCACAAAGTATTGCGCAAAGGCTTCATTTTTCTCCCCCACCGGGAAAATGACGCCGTTTTTAACTTCTTCATGTTTTGCCACTTTTGGTTCCTCCTCTTTACTTTAATTTTCCGCCAAACACCGGGAATAATCTGTGCTCTAACATATGTTCTTAAAATAAAAAACCGCGATCTACGTGGTCGTTAATGGATAAATGTTCTTGTCCAGTAGCGACATGAACGTGCTTAAAAATGCGACGTGAACATACTTGAATTACTGTTCCATCTCATGAATTGAATATACATTAGCATGAAAAAAACAGGTCAGGGAATCCGTGATTCCCCAACCCTAGACTGGTATGTTTGCCGCAATTATTGCGAGTTAAAATTAGAAACCTTAAAGATCTAGCTTACGGTCAGCAAGCCATTGAATGGTTTCCGGTCGATTAGCCTGTGGATACAGACTTTGATTCGTATCCAACGTTGCAATCTTCTCAAATTCCTCTTGCGTTAACTCAAAGTCGAAAATACTGATATTTTCAATGATTCTTTCTTTGCGAACCGATTTCGGAATCGCCACAACTCCCCTTTGCGTCATCCATCGCAAAATCACTTGAGCAACCGTTTTTTGATGCCTTTCTGCGATGGACTGCAATACATCGTTCTGAAAGACATTGTGCTTTCCTTGCACTAATGGTCCCCAGGACTCCATTTGAACATGATGCTCTCTCATGAATTTAGCGTATTCATGCTGCTGGTAAAAAGGATGAACTTCTACCTGGTTTACAGCAGGAGTTACGTCATTATGAATGATCAGATCGACGAGGCGATCGGCCGTGAAGTTGCTGACGCCAATGGCTCTGATCTTGCCTTCGCGGTACATCTCTTCCATCGCCCGCCAAGAGCCATAAACGTCTCCTATGGGTTGATGGATCAGATACAAATCCAAATAATCGAGCTGCAGTTTGGCAAGCGATTTTTCCAATGCCCTTTTCGTTTGCTCATAACCGCTATCTTGGATCCAAAGCTTCGTCGTAATGAACAGCTCGTCTCTGGGTACGCCGCTGCGTTTAACGGCATTGCCAACCGCGACTTCATTTTGATAAGAAGCCGCCGTATCGATCAGTCGATAGCCTGCAGTAATGGCATCGACAGCACATTGCTCGCATTCCTCCGCGTCCGGAATCTGAAAGACGCCAAAGCCCAGAACGGGCATCTCCACCCCATTATTTAAAGTGACCTTTTGCATGCCGATTCCTCCTTATGTTTGCGAATGAAAGCTCAATCAAAATTCGTATTATCAGACACTTCGCGCCAGGATTCGTACTCGGTCAGACGCTGCTGATAATGCTGAATGACAGCATCTACCATGCCTTTGCCCGCTAGCCAGCGGAAAGGCGGATTCGTATCATCTGCGACCCTCATGAGTGCCTTTGCGAGCTTATCTGGATCACCGAATTGTTCACCTGCAAAGTAGAAGTCATGCATCGAATCTCTCTGGGCCGAATAGTCGTCGATTTGGAGTTCGGAAAATTTGGCCGACGTCTGTTTATTGGTAAAGTCCGTGCGGAATGGGCCGGGTTCCACGAGCATGACCTTAATGCCGAAATGCTGCAACTCGGCCTTCAGTCCCTCGGCCCACCCTTCCAATGCGAACTTGGAGGCACTGTATACCGCCCCCCCCGGAATCGACATCAGCCCCATCATGGAGCTGAACACCATGACGGTTCCCGAACCTTGCTTGCGCATGACCGGAAGCACAGTTCGGGTCAGTCTCATTGTCCCGAAAACATTGGTTTCCATTTGTTGTCGGAGTTGCTCTTCTGTAATTTCCTCAAAGTAACCGAGTTGACCATATCCGGCGTTGTTGACAAGTACGTCGATACACCCGAATTTCTCTTGAGCCGCTTGAACAGAAGCATGCACTTGCTCTTCATTGGTGATATCCAGCTTCGTGATGATCAGATTCGGAGAGGTGCCGAGGGCTGCTTCCATTCCCTCCGTATTTCTGGCTGCGGCAACGACTTTGAACCCCTGAGCCAAGGCTTCCTTCGCGATTGCCGCACCAATGCCTTTATTGGCACCCGTAATCATCCAGACTTGTTCGCTTGTGTTTACCATGTTTTATCTCCCCTCAAGAATAAAATCAATGAGTTGGCTTTGCTTCTACCGCATGATTGATAACGACTCGCCGGATAAAGAGCGAAACCACAAGGCCAACCACCGCTACGATCAACGTGAACCAGAATACGTGTTCAGACCCCGTGGCCATAGCGTTTGCGATTTCAGCAGGCTGCGAAGGAGCAGTTGAATGTCGTAGGTAGCGCTCCGTGCCGCTTGAAAGAATACTGATGGAGACAGCTGTCGCAATGGCACCCGTAACTTGCTGCACGGTATTCATGACCGCGGTGCCATGGGCATACAAGTGCGGCGGCAATTGATTGAGGCCATTTGTTTGTGCGGGAACCCAAATCATCGCCAAGCCGATCATCATGACCATGTGCAGTGTGATAATAAAGGCCACAGTAGAAGCTAATGATATGTTCGTGAAGAACCATAGAGTAACGGCGGCAATGACTAATCCAGGGATCACCAGCCGTCTTGGACCGAATTTATCGAACAATTGGCCCATGCGATTCGATAGAATCCCATTCAGCAAGCTGCCGGGCAACAGCATAAGTCCCGTGGTTAACGTAGTGAGTCCTTTGCCATTCTGCAGAAATAGTGGCAGAATAATCGCCAGAGACATGGCCATCAGCATGCTCGATACAACCATCACCACGCTCATGACGTACATGGGATGCTTGAATACTCCCATGTTCAAGAGGGGATCGCGCATCCGGATCTGCCTGACGATGAATAACACCAGAGCAACAAGACCGACGGCGACGGATGCGATTACAGCCGGATGCGTCCAGCCTCCCGTATCTTCCCCGGCCTTACTGAAGCCGTAGACGATGCCCCCGAATCCGATGGTCGACATGATGATTGAAGCCAGATCAAACCGCGGCTTCGAAACCTCCGTAATATTCTCCAGGTTTTTAAGCCCCACGAACAAACCGATGATCAGAAACGGAAGAGACAGCCAGAAAATATAATGCCACGACAAATATTGAATCAAAATTCCCGCGATCGTAGGCCCCGTGGTTGGCGCGCACATAATCACCAGCCCGACAAGTCCCATTGCCGCTCCTCTTCTCTCCGTGGGATAGATGAGAAGGATGGTATGAAACATAAGCGGTAGAAGCAGCCCCATACCGAATGCCTGCAGCACGCGGGCCGCCAGCAGCATTTCAAAGTTGACGGAAATGGCAGCAGCAAATGTCCCTACGATCAAGCTGATCAGCGATGCGGTGAACAGCTGTTTCGTCGTAAAACGTTGGAGCAGTAAACCGCTCATCGGCATTAAGATACCAAGAACCAGCAAGTATACGGTCGTCAGCCATTGTGCGGTTGCCGCCGATATCTGAAATACATGCATCAAGTTGCTAAGGGCGATATTGAGCGATGTTTCGCTGAACATGCCGATGAAGCTGCACATGAGCAGTGAAAACATAATCGCCCGTGTGTTGTATGGTTTCGTCTTCTCCATCCTTATCTCTAACTCCTTATTTTGAATTACTGATCCCCACGCTGCTCTGGACTTCAAGTCCAGGCGTAGTCGCCAATTTCACGATGAAGTCGGCAACGCTTTTGCGGGAAACTTCCCTCCCTTTGAAGGTTCTCCTTTATGCGTGTTGTATTCCACTTCGTTTTTGTTTGTAAACCATCCCGGCCTTATGATCGTGTAAGTAAGGTCAGAAGCTTCTATGATCTCCGCTGACTTTCGATAAGGATCCAGAATGGGACTATACATCTGTCCTGGAACTTCCCCGTAAATGCCCATAGAACTGATGAAAATAAGCCGCATGACGCCCGTTTCATTCATCGTCTCCACAATGGTACGCGCCATTCTTTCCAAGTCACCGTCCAGATTGGCATATACCACATCCTGACCTTCCATCGCATGTTTCAGTGTTTCCTTATCCAGTACATCGCCTTCCACAACACGGACGCGGCTGCCGTCCATCTTCTCAAGTCGACCTGCGTTCCGCAAATAAAGAGTCAACTCTACATCCGTGTCATTTAAAAAGCGTTCAATGGCATGGCGAGCGATACTCCCGTTAGCGCCTAAAATCAGCACCTTGTTCACAACCAATCCTCCTTCGATTATCGTCCTTGCAGACGTTATAGATCGATGCGATTCCTTAATGAAGTTTCGGTGCACGTGAAGCATCTTCGCTGGACTCGGTAAACCCAAATTGTTCGGCTCGCCAGTTAGAGGCGTATCGCCTTCCCAATGCCGGAAAGCCCGAAAAAATGAATTCTGGTCTTCGTAGCCCAGCAAGAAGGCCACTTCCTTCAGATCAAGCAGCGGATCTGAGAGGTACTCCAATGCTTTTTCGCGCCGCGCATCTGACAACAATTGTTTAAAGTCGTGCCCTCGTCGGTCAGCCGGCGCTGCAAGGTACGGTCGCTCATCCCAAGCTCACTGGCAATGAGCCCAATATCGGGACGTCCTGCGGCCAGACTTTGCTTCATGATCCATTTCACCGTTTCTGTTGTAGAAATGGTGCGCTGCTTTTCTTCAAGGGACCGGTCAAGCACAGGCGTGAGTATGGCAAGCAGTTCTTCGTTGTACGTGATAAATGGACGATCAAGATCAGTTCGCTTAAGGATCAATCTGGTCCGTTCCGATCCCACCCGGACACGACAGCCGAAGAATGCTTCCAATGCCTGAACATTTCCTTCAGGGCGGGACAGTTCAACCGCGTGTGCCATCAATGCCTTCCCTGTTCCGCGGCGCCCCAGTTCCATAAGCGAGGCTAAAGTTACGCCGATGAGCATGGGTGGTTCAGGATGCTCGGAATAGAGCCATACCAGCTCGACCGTACAGAACTCACCTTGTTCGGCCATATGAATGCGCTCGGGCGAACACAACTGTTTGTATCGAGCCATACGACTTAGTGCATCCCGGTAGTCACGCGCATGATACGGTGCCATTACGCTCGGCGGCAGCTGGGATGTCTCGAAGCTGCTTGAGAGTTGAACGATTCCTGCTGCAGGATCCGGTAGCAGTTCGGAGAAAGCCTGCCAAAGCGCAAAGTATTGCGCAGTACTTACGATCGCTTGGTCGTTCACGATGGTAAGCGGGAGATCAGCTTTACGAACCACATCTTGGGGCGTTATGTCGAGGTGACGCAGACCAAGCCAAAATCCTTTCGGTACTTTAATTCGGTCAAGTGAATGAGTCGTCATGCTTCGTTTCCTCCTTTCCGTAAGCGATAGGATAAAAATGAATGAAGCCGTCAACTCTAAAGACAGCTTCATTCACCGGCGACTTCTCATGTATTGATTTCCTGACGGTCTTGCCATGCAAAGGTCGAGGTTCGCTTTGCGATTAACCAATGTCCATCTTCAAAAACATACTCGTCCTCATAGTGTACGCCGCTCTTGTTGTTGATCTTCTTGCCGTCCACTGTAGCAATAAGGTCAACCAGGCAATAAAGCGTCCCTTTGGCTGTATTTCCGCTGATCGACACGTTGTGCTGGCCATTGAAATGATAAACGATATCGAAATTTTTCAAGAAGCTTTCAAATGCAGTTCCGATTTCGTCCGTTCCCCGCAAGCTTGAGACCACATTACCGTCAACAATAGAGTCAACGGTTGCGTCCGCGGTGAAAAGCGTGGTCTGCTTTTGCGTATCTTTCTGATCAGCCAGTATTGAAAACGTGTCTACAAGCTCTCTTAAGGCTCTTACGTGTTCGAGTTCAACGATTCTGTCATATAGTCGGGATTGTGATTCCTGCTCATTTGTATGAGTCATTCTATTTCCTCCTTGTGTAATCTTGTTTACGTGTTGCTTAGCCATCCTCGCTCCAAGTGTTATTCAGCTCAACGACAATCATTTTACCCCTTTGAGACTCTTATTTGACTAGCGATACACGCCAAGGTTCTAGCCTGACATGCCAAATTGATGCTGACGCTTATGATTTCAAACCGCGATTTTATATGTTGGGCGAGCTTGACTTGAAAAAGAAACTGGCGGAAGCGCCGACAGTTTCTTTGGTTAAGAATCAAAATTTATAGCTGCTTAGGGATTTCACAATCTCCGGTCGTTATGGGACAGGAACAAGCTTTTGTTCGAATCCAGCGTTTGGATCTTATCATATCCTCTTGACTTAAAGAAAAGTCGAAGATGTTGAAGTTCTCGATAATCCGCTCTTTATGAACGGACTTGGGGATAGCCACTACCCTCTTTGTATCAACCAGCGGAGCACAACCTGAGCAACGGATTTGTTGTACTTCCCGGCGATGGAGAGCAGCACTTCATTTTGGAAAAGATTATTGCGCCCTTCCGCAAATGGACCCCAGGATTCAATCTGTACCTTGTTCTCCAGCATGAATTGGGCACCCTCAATTTGCTGGCAGAACGGATGGGTTTCAACCTGGTTGACGGCCGGTGTCACTTCATTATGAATAATCAGATCGGTTAGGCGGTCTAGCTGAAAATTGCTGACGCCGATGGCTCTGATCTTTCCTTCTCGATAAAGCTCTTCCATTGCTCGCCAAGAACCATACACATCGCCGAACGGCTGATGAATCAAGTACAAATCCAGATAATCCAGTTGCAGATTGGCCAGGGAGTTTTCAAATGCTTTCTTTGTCCGTTCATACCCGGTGTCTTGAATCCAAAGCTTGGTTGTTACAAAAAGCTCCTCTCTCGCCACTCCGCTCCGCTTTATGGCACGGCCAACCGCTTCCTCATTCCGGTATGCAGCTGCAGTATCGATCAACCGATAGCCCGTTAGAAGCGCGTCATAGACGCTTTGCTCACATTGCTGACCGTCCGGAATTTGGTACACGCCAAAGCCTAGAATCGGCATCTCCACGCCATTATTTAAGATTACGTGCTGCATAGCAGTACCTCCAGTGTGATTTCTATTAAAGTGCTCGTTCAACGTTGGAGTCCCTCTATCCGAAGGAGGATCAAGTGCTTACTCCGTTCAGCGTTGAACAACCTGACATTACTATCCTACATAAATCCTAACCCACAGTAACTGGCGCTACACGCCAAAATACATGCATGATATGCCACGTTCTTTTCCTTCAAAGAATTAGTTACTACTGGCAACCGAATGTATTGGAATCCAATCATATCCCCGTTTTTCAAAATGCATCTCTATCTTCATAGGCCAAGTGCTTCTAAATCCATTAATTCTGGCATCAATTTTGGTGTCGCACAGGAGAACGGCGGTATTGCCGTCTATGGTGATGGTTGTGGTCTGAGGCATAGTTTTAAAATATTTCATTTGTTCATTTTCTATTTGGTTAAGCCATTCTGCCTTACGTTGATGATACCCTGTCATGTGTACGAGTACATAATCATCATCCAGTATGCGAGCCAATGATTCCGTATCTTTGTTTATCATAGCAGCATCAATTTGTTGAAAAACCGCGAGGATCTTTTGCTTGTCCTCATTCATATTGCGCCCCCCTTTCAATCCGGGTGAGATATCTTGCTCAAGCCCTGGCGGATCTTGCCTGTCCGTAAACGATTTCCCCTATTACTGAGCTCCCACTATTGGATGCGGAACATACGGCTCTTCCAGGAATGAAATTTCCTCCGAGGTTAGTTTTACGGATAGAGCACCCACTGACTCCTCAAGCTGCTTCATTTTCGTTACACCTACGATTGGAGCCGCTACCTGCTCCTTCTGCAGCACCCAGGCAAGGGCAATATGACTGCGGGGAACGCTTCGCTTGTCAGCCACTTCCGCCACTCGTTCAACGATCAACCGGTCTTTATCAGCCGTCGCATCGTACTTAGCTTTTTGAACAACATCGGTTTCGAATCGAGGCGTGGTTTCCGACCAATCGCGGATCAATCTACCCGATGCAAGCGGGCTGTAAGGCGTTACCGCGATTTTTTGGTCCTTACATAGCGGCATCATCTCTCTCTCTTCTTCGCGGTAGATGAGATTCAGATGATTTTGCATGGAAACAAAACGCGTCCAGCCATTCTTCTCGGCTACGTGCAAAGCCTTTTGAAATTGCCATGCATACATGGCGGAAGCACCGATATAGCGGGCCTTGCCTGACTTCACTACATCGTGCATGGCTTCCATCGTTTCTTCGATGGGCGTCATATAGTCCCAACGGTGGATAATGTAAAGATCCACATAGTCGGTCCCAAGTCTCTTTAGGCTTTTATCGATTTCGCTCATAATCGCCTTCCGGGATAACCCCGCACTATTGGGACCCTGATGCATACGCCCCCAGACCTTCGTCGCTAGGACAATCTCATCGCGATTCGCATATTCCTTTAAAGCGCGTCCGACAATCTCTTCACTGGTGCCGCCGGCATAAATGTTCGCGGTATCGAAGAAGTTGATCCCGAGGTCAAGCGCTCTTTTTATAATTGTGCGGCTGCTCTCCTCATTCAGTACCCATTGATGCCCCCCTGGCTGTACTTCTCCAAAGCTCATGCAGCCAAGACAAATCCTCGAAACATCCATGCCTGTATTCCCCAGCTTAACGTAATCCATACGATATCCTCTCCCATATAAATAGATTTAGGAACTTGAACCCGATTCATGCTCCGCGCGTAAAGCCCGTTAATTCCGTCGCTATTCCCCTGCTGGAAAGTCCGTAGAAGCTGCCAATTCGGTCTGTTTCTCGTAATCGGCAATCCGTGCTTTTAACGTCGAAATCGTATTT
It encodes:
- the fahA gene encoding fumarylacetoacetase, coding for MSRSFIEVEPDSHFPIQNLPYGVFRPLQGGDPRIGVAIGRYVLDLAALDEAGCFGHTAVHGKGVFAQPSLNAFMAMGRPVWQEVRSTVARLLDNDEPLLRDNDSLRMRVLRLQSEVELLLPAEIGDYTDFYASEAHATNVGTLFRGKDNALMPNWRHLPVGYHGRASSVVVSGTEVRRPQGQLKPPDAAAPVFGPSRQLDFELEMGWLIGAGNEQGRPIPIAEAEDHLFGLVLVNDWSARDIQAWEYQPLGPFLGKSFATSISPWVVPLEALAPFRVPALKQDPEPLPYLRHDGKAGSSSYDIHLEVSLQSEAMVSAERISASNYRHLYWTIAQQVAHHTVGGCNLRPGDLLASGTISGEKQEARGCMLELTWRGTEPIRLNGGEERVWLADGDRLTLSGWCQGDGYRVGFGVVTGLVLPALRMT
- a CDS encoding aromatic amino acid hydroxylase — translated: MRKLPPHLKPYVSEQHYERYTPIDHAVWRYVMRQNRHALQDRAHDAYRNGLAQSGIGTERIPRVSEMNACLAQIGWGAVIVNGLIPGPVFYELLANGVLPIAAEIRKLTNLEYTPAPDIIHEAAGHAPILFDPEYRAYVRQIGAIGTRAFSVKEKQDAFDALRRLTIVMEDPASTAEEKAAAQQAVEEKQKATSGMTEAEMVSRLFWTTAEYGLIGDLQDPKIYGAGLLSSVGESKHCYTEAVAKIPYSVESCTEHPKVVTQMQTRLFVCGSFEELKAGAEALANTMAYRIGGTESLERAQRSKMIATFTYNSGLSVTGIVHALIKDDQGEAVYVNTIGETALTVEKQPLGGHGKDVHAKGFGSPIGLLQGKLALDACDDQALAQLGVIPGNHADLRFESGIHVTGRLKRIIRNEQQVVLLSFEDCTVLWDGRELYKKEWGAYDMAVGSRIVAAYPGEADPASVSVTEEEPDPVQESEAEAIMELGLELLMEAPVPLSELERLYQHVAVIREKNMNNITEESIRELDGIYRVLCGSYPNDWLLRLELLELAGTIPIPDLVQMSIALKDELHALSQVDSLANVINNGLAIL
- a CDS encoding cupin domain-containing protein translates to MAKHEEVKNGVIFPVGEKNEAFAQYFVGQSYLKTLVADQNVNVGVGNVTFEPGCRNNWHIHRNGFQLLLVTGGEGWYQEEGKPAQFLKAGDVVVTHDGVKHWHGASKDSWFEHIAITAGRPEWLEPVSDEEYNKL
- a CDS encoding aldo/keto reductase — its product is MQKVTLNNGVEMPVLGFGVFQIPDAEECEQCAVDAITAGYRLIDTAASYQNEVAVGNAVKRSGVPRDELFITTKLWIQDSGYEQTKRALEKSLAKLQLDYLDLYLIHQPIGDVYGSWRAMEEMYREGKIRAIGVSNFTADRLVDLIIHNDVTPAVNQVEVHPFYQQHEYAKFMREHHVQMESWGPLVQGKHNVFQNDVLQSIAERHQKTVAQVILRWMTQRGVVAIPKSVRKERIIENISIFDFELTQEEFEKIATLDTNQSLYPQANRPETIQWLADRKLDL
- a CDS encoding SDR family oxidoreductase, whose amino-acid sequence is MVNTSEQVWMITGANKGIGAAIAKEALAQGFKVVAAARNTEGMEAALGTSPNLIITKLDITNEEQVHASVQAAQEKFGCIDVLVNNAGYGQLGYFEEITEEQLRQQMETNVFGTMRLTRTVLPVMRKQGSGTVMVFSSMMGLMSIPGGAVYSASKFALEGWAEGLKAELQHFGIKVMLVEPGPFRTDFTNKQTSAKFSELQIDDYSAQRDSMHDFYFAGEQFGDPDKLAKALMRVADDTNPPFRWLAGKGMVDAVIQHYQQRLTEYESWREVSDNTNFD
- a CDS encoding MDR family MFS transporter: MEKTKPYNTRAIMFSLLMCSFIGMFSETSLNIALSNLMHVFQISAATAQWLTTVYLLVLGILMPMSGLLLQRFTTKQLFTASLISLIVGTFAAAISVNFEMLLAARVLQAFGMGLLLPLMFHTILLIYPTERRGAAMGLVGLVIMCAPTTGPTIAGILIQYLSWHYIFWLSLPFLIIGLFVGLKNLENITEVSKPRFDLASIIMSTIGFGGIVYGFSKAGEDTGGWTHPAVIASVAVGLVALVLFIVRQIRMRDPLLNMGVFKHPMYVMSVVMVVSSMLMAMSLAIILPLFLQNGKGLTTLTTGLMLLPGSLLNGILSNRMGQLFDKFGPRRLVIPGLVIAAVTLWFFTNISLASTVAFIITLHMVMMIGLAMIWVPAQTNGLNQLPPHLYAHGTAVMNTVQQVTGAIATAVSISILSSGTERYLRHSTAPSQPAEIANAMATGSEHVFWFTLIVAVVGLVVSLFIRRVVINHAVEAKPTH
- a CDS encoding NAD(P)H-binding protein, coding for MNKVLILGANGSIARHAIERFLNDTDVELTLYLRNAGRLEKMDGSRVRVVEGDVLDKETLKHAMEGQDVVYANLDGDLERMARTIVETMNETGVMRLIFISSMGIYGEVPGQMYSPILDPYRKSAEIIEASDLTYTIIRPGWFTNKNEVEYNTHKGEPSKGGKFPAKALPTSS
- a CDS encoding nuclear transport factor 2 family protein, which encodes MTHTNEQESQSRLYDRIVELEHVRALRELVDTFSILADQKDTQKQTTLFTADATVDSIVDGNVVSSLRGTDEIGTAFESFLKNFDIVYHFNGQHNVSISGNTAKGTLYCLVDLIATVDGKKINNKSGVHYEDEYVFEDGHWLIAKRTSTFAWQDRQEINT